The DNA segment CTTCACCTCCATCAGTCCTCCTACTCCACTTCCTCCTGTCTCTGCCGGACTGCTCAACCTGTGATCTCACGTCTCTAGCAGACCTGGATGTACTGGAGGGTTGCGACGCTTCTGATAAAGATGTATTCCTTGATGTGCTGCTTTCTTCATCCTTATCATATGCCTGAATCTTTTTCTCTTCACTGGAAAGGCAGTCTACAAGCTTTACAGCACTTCTAGGTTCTGAATTATTAGAACTTTTGCCAACTTCACATAGAGGCTCCTGGACACATGCCTGATCTACTCACTAGACCAGTTTTTGATCTTTTGTTGGTGGTTATTGTTTTGGTTGGCTGTGCTTTACCTTTCTGTCTGGTTATTGTGGTGGTCCTACATTTCCCCACTGGTGAGGAACTAACATCTTTGACCTTCATCATTGGGATTCTAGATTTAGGGTTCACATCTGGGAATGGATCTAATCGACTGGTGGCTACTAGTCTAATCTTATGAATTAGTCTCAAAGATGTTAGATCTTTTTTACACCCCAGTGGTGGATGAGGTGCTCTCACTGGCAACCTAGACTTCGGTGGCTTTCTTGTAATGTCTTTGCATTTGGAGATTACATCATTATTCTCTGTACTGCCATCCCTAAAAGTACCAGTGTCCTTTCTGACTGAATCTTCACATGGGTTTATTACTTGATCTGAGCAAAGATCAGACATTAACAGCTGTTTGGCTTGTATGCCACTTTGTAGCAAGCAATGTGTTTCAGCATTTAAGGCCTCAAAATTATCGTTATTACTGTGGTTTCTGGAATTATTGGAAGTTTTCTGGAGGTATGTTTTTGGCTCTGTCCTCGATGAGTCTGTCCTTTGATTGTATTTGCTTGTTCTATAGGTTTCTGGTCCTACTTGATGTTCAGTCTCTGGTGTTTGACTTTGAGAACTATCCGAGTCTACACAAACAAAACCTCTCCTCTCAATGTTGGAAGATTTGAGTCCTATTTTAAAAGAAGTACATAAAGAACTGACTTCTGAATAGGGGGGAGGCTCCATGTCATGAGATGTGTCAGAGTAGTCAGTGCATATCTGAATGATATTGTATGATATAACTGTGTTGTCCTCCATCTTAACTTGTGCTCTCTCAACTATCTGTGGATTTGAGGTGACTACATTTGGTTTTCTGACCCCATCCCTTATCCTCCCTCCAAATGTATGCTCACCGATCTGAAAAAATTGCAGCCTCTCTTCAACAAAATCCCGCTTGCTCATGTCAATCGCACCACTGCGGGTCATCTCAAACATCTTCCCTTCGTGGAAGGGGAAAGGGTTTGGCTCGCTAGTTGGTGTGCTTTCATCAGTTGGGGTTCTTGCAGGAGTTGTGTCAGGGGTTGTTGCTGTAGACTTGTCATCTACTGCTAGCCCAAACGGCTTGGGCTCATCATCTTTAATTCTAGCGTCCACTACTTCATCTTCTCCTCCCTTGCTTGACCAAGGATCAAAGCCTTTTGTTGCAACAGTTTTAAAAGGAGTATTAAACTCCTCATCTAGCTTGTAACTAAAGTAAGTGTCTGACAATCTTTGATCAGATTGTTTTCCATCCTTTTCATTGTCCTTTCCATACTTTTGGTTTGAGGAATCAGTCTTAGCTTTGGTCTTTTTACAATCCTCAGTTGGCAATTCTTCATGAATTACTTCAAGTTTACTTTGGCAACGGTCACTTGGTCTAGACATATTATCTGATGCCCAAAGATCCTTTCTGTTTTCATTGGGAAATCCAAATGGTTTGGCAGTAGGTTCACTTAAGCCGTCATCCTCATCTTGAAGTTCATATCCATCCAGAGAGTCAATCTCAGTGGCATCAGTGTCATGAGAGAACTCTGCAGTTGTCGCTAATGAGCAATCTGTGATGGACTGATCATTGCCATTTTGTTCATAATCAAAATCATCTGCTTTTCCATTACCATTTGGCTCTGGTTCTTTATCATTCTCATTCTTGTCATGTTTTTTTGATGGGCTTTTCTTCAAATCTTTGTCCTCAtcaatcttaaaagtatatttcttTATTGGAATAGGTTTAAAGACAGATTCCTCCTCACTTGAATCGCTATCATTAGCTCCTGGGGGCACAGGAGATGGAGGCTGGACTCTTATTATAGGTTCGGTAAGAAGATGTTTATCATGCTCCTCTTGGAGATTTACTTCCTTCAATTCAGTCTCAGCCTCTGAGGAAGGAGTCAACCCTTTTTTCTCAGGCTGTGAAGAATCAGAATCCAAGGGAGGTGGAGGAGGGAACTCTATATATGCAACTCTTTTGTCTTTTGTCTCCTGGACAGTTTTGTGTTCACCATTGGCCTCATTTTCCGGTACAGATTCTTTCAAAAGAATAGCTTTATCTTGTTCACTATCTTCTGACTCCTCTGAAACCTCAGCTATTGGGCTTGCAATACCTggcataaatgcaataaatggaTCAGGGGTTCTTGAGGTGAGATCATAGCTGACCTCTTCTGAGCTTGGTGTCTCTGGAGTCATAGGACTTTTGCCAGAGCTCTCGATAAAAGAGAGCTGTTCTAAAGTGTCATCATCTGGGCTGCCTTGAGGAGATGCAGGCTGTTTCTGTTTAACTGCAAAAATTGTTCGACTTTCTGAGCTAGCCATCTTTTTTAATGTCCCATTGGTTCCTCCTCCTCCCATATCTTTGTCAGACTGTTTCCCCACTTGAACACTTACATAGACTGGTAAAGTTTTAAGCCCTTTGAAACTTTCTATTGTTGTAACAGTGGATATTTTTTCGACTGAACTAGTGTCACTTAGACCACTTGTTGTTCTACTTTCAGCAGAGACTTCTTCAGAGTTCTTTGTTGCACCTTCCTCTCTCTGTAACTCTAAACGCCCATGAACCCTTGGTTTGGTCAAGGTAGGAATGTGCGATGGGCTTTTTTCAGATAATTTAGTTAATGTGTCTTGATTTGCCTTCTTTGACTGATTATTGTCTGGGGGACCAGGTGATGTTCTCACAGGAATGTGAGATTCTGTCTTTTTCTTAAGGGTCTTTATCTGAAAGTCATTCCTAGTGATATTATCCTTAGATGAGGAAGCTGTTTTAACTGTGTcatttttaatgtcacttttaaaaTACTGCTGCTCTTTGATATCATTAATTGCACTATGCCTGTCTGCAATATTTCCATCTTTCAAATTTTGAGAGCTCACTTGCGTTTTATCAAACTCTTGatctttcattttctcaaaaagTGAGGCTCTTTTTACAACAATATCTGATGTGCTAGATTTTTCAGGTAAACATTTTTCACCcagttgctttgaaacaatagtACTACTGGTACTGTGAGGGGTTAGTTTACTTTTATCAGTTTCTGTTAGTTTTCTAGAAGGTGGGAGTGCTTCATCTGTGGAATCGGCTTTGGAGGGTTTTGAACCAGCAAAAATCTGATATACTGGTAATTTACTTTCTGGTAGTTTTTTAACTGGTTGTTTTGACTGTGTTAGAGGCACATTATGATCCTGTTTCTGTTcttttatttcaaacttttgtCGAACAGAACTCACTCTAGAAGTCTTAACTGGCACTGGGGGGCCTGCATTACCTGTCTTTGCCTGCTTAGGATCTTGGTGTTGTTTTGGCTTGTCCTCACAGAACTGTGACAACACATGCCTCTCAGGACTGTTTGGCATACTTGCACTTTTCCTTTCATTTGTACAGCCAAACATCTTCTGTCTGCCTTTGTCCCATTCCTCAGCTGCACTCTTTTGCTTTTTCTCAGGGCTGCTGCACGTTGAGCTTGGCCCTGACCACTTCTCTCGTGATAATCTTGTTGATTTCTTTTTCTCAGGGGACTTGAGCTCATCATTTAACTGTTCAGTTTTGTCCCTAAAAAACTGGGAAACCTCACTCAGTTTCTCCTCTGCCTCTTTAATGGTCCGATCTACTCTATCTTCATATATGAGTTTCTCTCTATTCCTGTCCTGCCTATCCTGGGTGAATCTCATCCAGACTGCATGTTTAGGGCTACCGGGTTCTGTGGTATAATGTAATACTGTAACTTTGTCATATTGCTCATCTTGTGGGGGATATTTACCTGATTTGtctgatgcattccttgctgactTTAATTTGGACTCCTTCCTGGGGCCAGCTACTGTTTCTCCATATACGCCTTCTGCCCCTTGTAACTCAGTGACTATGCTATGTGCCTGGTCTGCCACTGAGTCCTCAGTATCAGAATGTGATATGTCTAATTTTTCTGAGAGCAACATTTTCTCAGCAAACCTGTATGACTCCCCTCTCAACTCTGATAGCTCATCATCATGATACTCAATTGAATGCTGGCTTAGAAGTTTAAAAGCTTTATATGACTCATCTGCAGTAAGCTGAGATGAACTGGGATGAGACTCTTCCTCTTGAGGAACAGGGGCATTGACTCGGGATGTGTTTAAGAAGAATGGCACTGATTCCTCAGCTGTAAGTTCCTCCTCATCTTGAAGAACCTCATAATCACCATCAACCCTTTCAACAAGTTCCTTGAGACCTCGGTCACTCTTGCAAATAAACTCTGGATGCCTTTTAGTCTCTCTTATTATAACTTCCGTTGGGTCAATTGTGTTGCCCTTTTCTATGTGCACCTCAATAATTCTTTCAACTTGGGTTTTTTTGTCCTTTTCGAGGAACCGTGGGGACAATTCATCTCCTTTGATGGCATCTTGGCTAGCTTTGTGCTCAAATAAATTGGCTAATTCTTTGGAAGGGTCTCTTCCAGACTGAAAAGCTTTCATTATCTCTTGGACTGACATTGTTTCTTCAATCTTGTCAGAGCCAGCATCTTTCAGTTGAGGTTTGTGGTAGACCATTCGCGTTGTAGTGGTGATATGAGTTTTTTCTTTGACGCATGCCAGTTCCTCAGAGCTGACTTTCATCTGCAAGGCCTTTACCTTATTTTTGATCGAGCTAACTGCTGGCTCAGGCTCAACTGGAGGCTTCAAAGCTGCTGCCTCATCCATTACTGGCTCACAGACCTCATCAGGATGTTCATAGCTCCTGATAACATGAACAACCTCAGTTCTTGTTTCTGTTATGACAGGGGGAATAGGCACATCTGTAAAGGGGGGGTTTGGCCCTGTGCTCTCTGCACTTTGAGGAGCTGATGGGGTCTTTTCACTTCTGGTTTCAAAACCACTATCTGAGAGGGGACTCTTATCTTGTTCATGGGAAAAGTCATCAGGAGATTCCAGGATAGCATCTGTGCCACAATAGGAGTCTGCTAATTTACTCAAGTCTTTCTCTGAGGTAGAGGTCCGCATACCTGTGGGTGGCATTTTGAGCTTGTGCTCTGGTTTCATGGTACGCTTCTGTTTTTCCTCCCCTTCCTTCTTTATTTCATCATATCTGCTCTTTACATCAGCTATTTTTGAAAGGGAACTGGCACCAAGATCATTCGTTAAGTAATCCACCACTTTAGCTAAATTGAGATCTTTGTCCTGCACTGACTGTGGTCCAAAGGGAAAGGTTGGTTCAAATGTTGGCATGGATCGCAGGGCACTTTGTCGTGCCTCCTCAATTTCATCTTTGGAGAACTCTTCCCATTCATCATCTGAGGCCCTGTCTTTACTTGAGCTTTTGGCCTCACTCAGGACATCTTTTGTGAGAATTTCACTAACTTTGACAAGGTCGCCTTTAACTTTCTCAACCAAACCGAAAGGCTCTTCATCCTCCATTTTGGACTCTTTAGAAACATGTGTGTGGAAACCTTTGGCTGCGGTCGAGGAGTCAGTTTGTAAGATTGCAGTCATTCTTATCAGATCTTCCTTCATATCTGCCACATCCTTAAGAATCTCTTGACTGGATGTCAATGTGGGTGCGGCAGCTGCTTTGAGGACTGTTGGGGAAATAAAAAGTGAGGGCTTTGAGGGTTTAATTCGTGATGTAGAGGACTGTGTTTGGGTGTGTGGCTGAGGTGTGATTGTTATTTTTTCTGGGAGTTTCTTCCCCTGTGGTTCAGGAACCACATTGACCACGGAGAATACTGGAACAGACATGGGACTAGACGATACTGATGTGGTGATAGTGGCTGGTGATCTAAGGGTATCATGAACAGAGCTTGATAAATTTGATCTTAAAGGTGAAGATACAGATTTTAGCGCACTATAGCTTGACATTGAGCCAGCAGTAAGTGATTTCTCAGCCTCACTGAAGGCCGCACCAACACTGGCTGTAGCTGCTTGTGTTGTGGCCTGTATCCGTTCATGTAAGCTGTAAGCCCCTCCTGTAAACAGACGGGAAGATGCAGAGGAGGATGAGGGGTATTTCACTGGAGAAATGGATCCGTTTAACAGGAATGTTTCAGTACTGGATACTGTAGGCTTAGTTGATGAAGAAAGCGATGACAGAATTGTACCCCTAGCTGTATCTGTGGTCGTTTTAATAGAGGACAAGCTTGTAATGTTTCGAATTGGAGAGGACACTGCTATACTTGTGGGGGCCAGGGTGGATTTGAATGATAAAGACgtgtatgtatttgttgttgACTTTATAGAATCAGCTTGGGTCACTGTGGAGAAAGTTCTGTCCAGCATGGATCCAGGTGATGAAGTCAAGTTAGCTCTTGAGGACAATGAAGCAGCGAGCCCCTTAATGGACACCGGATCTGTGCCAATTTTACCCGGCGAAGATACGAGACTGGAGGAAATTTGAACTTGGTTTTGGGGTTGTTGAACCACAGTCTTTATTGGAGATGACATAGATCTGTATGATCTAATGGGTGATGTTATATCGCTAACTGATTTTGCAGGAGAAGCATTTGAGGTTCCTAGGGTCGACTTAATTGGAGACACAGAGGAAATGGACCACACAGACTTTAGTGGCGAAGCAGACGGCGTGTTGGAAGATGAACTGGAGATGGAACCCAGTCCACATTTTGTTTGCCCAGGGATGGTAATAGGAGCAGTCGACCATGCCTGGTAAGATCTTGTTGAAAAGACAGGTTTGTGAGCGTAACCAGCAGGCAGTGTTCTTGTTGTACTTCGTTCGACTGTTTCTTTAAACAGACAAATGAAAATCCAACATAAAGTCAACAAAAAATGGTGGAGAAACAGAGAGACCAGAAGGAAAAAATTGGTCAGTGGTGATTGTCTTATAAGGAGTAGAGCAGCAGTTTTATGATGTGAAATGGAATTGAAGATGAGGATGGTGCCAAAATAAAGATAATCCAAAGAGATTCATGGCCCACTAAGGgttcacaaaacaaaaattaacaaaGTGCACACACGCAAAAGTATGATAAAAAGGATGAACCACAAAACGTAAAATGGCAAGACAAATACACAGGACCAGAGAAAACCAATATCACTTTTGACTTTTGATGTGCTAAATTTTCCTGTGACTGACTACCTTCATTGCTACAGTGCCTTTTATCTGTTTggtttagagagagagaaaataaaaccagACCCTTCTCcaatttgtgtatttttacaaaaacagaaGACTCCAAAACAAAAAGCATCCTTGTTCCTATGCTACAGCAAAGCACTTTATGACAAATGCAGGATATATAGCTACAATTTAAAGTTCAAAATATCACTCCCATCATGCAGATCTGAGTAACTTTAGTGACAGGCAATTCAGTGCAAACTGTGAAAGTACCCGAGAGAATCTACCTGTGAGTCTTCATGCATTTccatcaaaaatgcattaaataattatGCACAATCACAAAGCCAAAAGGAGCCAGACTGGTTGTAAACAGGAATTAAACAAAGGAAATTATTTTCTACTTTGATGCCATAGTGCATAAAGTTTGCATTAATAAGTCACTCAAAGTAAAATGTTatgaatgttacaaaatattcttGCTAGTGTgggtaaaaatgaaaaaaaaaaaaatagggtaaacAATATCCCATAAGCACAGGGCAAGCAcggcacaccaactgaaataccAAATTTCACATGCAAACtaaactttaaaaaacaaaaacagaaaacaagcaTGTGGACTCTGTTCATGTATGGTAAAAATGTGCAGATAAAACAATGTTAATATATCATAGATGGTCACAGCAAGTCACATGTTAGCTTTAATCACTCGCAAGAATTTGATTCTCAATATAAGTTGAtacattagtaaaaaaaacatCACACTCACTCGTTCCAGGCTCGGTCAGATAGCTGTAGCGCTTACGTAAGGCTAGAGATGCAAAGGTATGACGTCGTTCTGGCTTTTCACTCTGTAACAACAACAGAAAGAATCCTATAAGTTCTCCCATTATAAAACCCTGCTTAAAGTTCAGCTATCTCCATTATTGTTCTTTTCCTTCTGAAAAAGCATTATGACTATAATGAAGGAACACTGATTTGGAaggtttttataattttctttataTTACTGTACTCTTTAAATTGGGTTGGCCTATATAGTCTCTATTCACATCAAAGGAAATGAATGTTACATTGATTTCCTTTAATtcttttaaaggaactattattGACTGGGTCAGTGAGATCATAGGTTCCTGTGACCAGTACTTTGTTATGCAATAtaaacttaatattttttgtcctataaattagattttaatatgctttgatatGATCCACTTAAGTTTGACAGTCTAGGCAACAGACCTTGGTGCATGGATAAGTAAAAAAATCAGCTTGCAGAAAGTTGCAGCAGCATgcagtatatgtatgtgtacccAAATTAAAGCTGTCTTAAAAGAACATATAACCCAGAGCTAAAGCAACTAGCACGCCACATGAAAATGAGGGGAGAGCACTATTACCTCTTCCTCAGGATCTGAATCCACATCCTTTTGGTTCCCAAGATGCATTGCAGAAACCGAGGGGATAACGCAATGAAGAGGAGGGCGAAAGAAACATCAGGATATGAAAAAGGCGACTGAGAGCACACTAAGTGAAAGTTACCGCAAAGCCACAGTGAAGGAATATTAAGGagttaaaaataaaggaaaaataaagCACAGAGCCACAACCACAGAAGCTGCTGAAATAAGCACAAGCCTGTGCACCTTCAGCCAAAGCAAGATCCAAATCAAAAGTGTGATTGGGTCAGCCACAACAACAACTTGAAAGAAGCTTGAAACAGATAAAAGACACACTCAGGCAGTTTGAGCCAAGTTTGACCCTTCATGACTAGGAACACTGCTCTATCTTTCCTGAGTATGAAGATGGCATGATATGACGCAGATGATCATAGTTCACCCTTACCTTCTTGAGTCCTGGCAATGTGATGTTTAAATTACAGATAGCAG comes from the Carassius carassius chromosome 39, fCarCar2.1, whole genome shotgun sequence genome and includes:
- the LOC132121271 gene encoding ankyrin-3-like isoform X9, with product MAHAASQIKKRADLELTAAEEEREKEKKKKPSKRSREPKKKTDSNASYLRAARAGNLEKALDYIKSGVDINICNQNGLNALHLAAKEGHVEVVAELIKLGATVDAATKKGNSALHIASLAGQADVVKVLVNNGAIINAQSQNGFTPLYMAAQENHLDVIKFLLDNGSSQSIATEDGFTPLAVALQQGHDQVVSLLLENDTKGKVRLPALHIAARKDDTKAAALLLQNDNNADVESKMMVNRTTESGFTPLHIAAHYGNINVATLLLNRGAAVDFKARNDITPLHVASKRGNANMVRLLLERGARIDARTKDGLTPLHCGARSGHEQVVELLLDRGAPILSKTKNGLSPLHMATQGDHLNCVQLLLHHEVPVDDVTNDYLTALHVAAHCGHYKVANVLVDKKANPNAKALNGFTPLHIACKKNRIKVMELLLKHGASIQAVTESGLTPIHVAAFMGHENIVTQLTNHGASSNTMNVRGETALHMAARAGQANVVKFLVANGADVDAKAKDDHTPLHISSRLGKPDIVQQLLKHAASPDATTTSGYTPLHLAAREGHKDVASILLDNGASLGITTKKGFTPLHVAAKYGKIEVANLLLQKQAPPDAAGKSGLTPLHVAAHYDNQKVALLLLDQGASPHAAAKNGYTPLHIAAKKNQMEIATTLLEYGADTNATTRQGISPLHLAAQEGNVDMVTLLLARETEINLGNKSGLTPLHLAAQEDKVNVSEVLINHGATVDPETKMGYTPLHVSCHYGNIKMVHFLLENQAKVNAKTKNGYTPLHQAAQQGHTHIINLLLQHGASPNELTVNGNTALAIAKRLGYISVVDTLKVVTEETHTTVTVMEKHKMNVPETMNEFLDMSDDEGEDAMTGDTDKYLGPQDLRELGDDSLPQEGYVGFSVGARTASLRSFSSDRSNTLNRSSFTRDSMMIEEILAPNKDTHLALSKDYNVDSMRRYSWTPDTLDNVNLVSSPIHSGFLVSFMVDARGGSMRGSRHNGMRIIIPPRKCTAPTRITCRLVKRHKLASLPPMVEGEGLASRLVEVGPAGAQFLGPVIVEIPHFGSMRGEERELIMLRSENGETWKEHHYDCKYEDLYELLNGMDEELESTADLEKKRICRIITKDFPQYFAVVSRIKQESNQMGPEGGVLSSMTVPLVQASFPEGALTKKIRVGLQSQPVPDETVKKLIGNRATFSPIVTVEPRRRKFHKPITMTIPMPPLSGDGVVNGYKGDPTPSLRLLCSITGGTSPAQWEDITGTTPLTFLKDCVSFTTNVSARFWLADCHQIPEAVGLATQLYRELICVPYMAKFVVFAKMNDPVESSLRCFCMTDDKVDKTLEQQENFEEVARSKDIEVLEGKPIYVDCYGNLAPLTKSGQHLVFNFYAFKENRLPFCVKVRDSNQDPCGRVSFLTEPKTSKGLVQTAICNLNITLPGLKKDVDSDPEEESEKPERRHTFASLALRKRYSYLTEPGTKTVERSTTRTLPAGYAHKPVFSTRSYQAWSTAPITIPGQTKCGLGSISSSSSNTPSASPLKSVWSISSVSPIKSTLGTSNASPAKSVSDITSPIRSYRSMSSPIKTVVQQPQNQVQISSSLVSSPGKIGTDPVSIKGLAASLSSRANLTSSPGSMLDRTFSTVTQADSIKSTTNTYTSLSFKSTLAPTSIAVSSPIRNITSLSSIKTTTDTARGTILSSLSSSTKPTVSSTETFLLNGSISPVKYPSSSSASSRLFTGGAYSLHERIQATTQAATASVGAAFSEAEKSLTAGSMSSYSALKSVSSPLRSNLSSSVHDTLRSPATITTSVSSSPMSVPVFSVVNVVPEPQGKKLPEKITITPQPHTQTQSSTSRIKPSKPSLFISPTVLKAAAAPTLTSSQEILKDVADMKEDLIRMTAILQTDSSTAAKGFHTHVSKESKMEDEEPFGLVEKVKGDLVKVSEILTKDVLSEAKSSSKDRASDDEWEEFSKDEIEEARQSALRSMPTFEPTFPFGPQSVQDKDLNLAKVVDYLTNDLGASSLSKIADVKSRYDEIKKEGEEKQKRTMKPEHKLKMPPTGMRTSTSEKDLSKLADSYCGTDAILESPDDFSHEQDKSPLSDSGFETRSEKTPSAPQSAESTGPNPPFTDVPIPPVITETRTEVVHVIRSYEHPDEVCEPVMDEAAALKPPVEPEPAVSSIKNKVKALQMKVSSEELACVKEKTHITTTTRMVYHKPQLKDAGSDKIEETMSVQEIMKAFQSGRDPSKELANLFEHKASQDAIKGDELSPRFLEKDKKTQVERIIEVHIEKGNTIDPTEVIIRETKRHPEFICKSDRGLKELVERVDGDYEVLQDEEELTAEESVPFFLNTSRVNAPVPQEEESHPSSSQLTADESYKAFKLLSQHSIEYHDDELSELRGESYRFAEKMLLSEKLDISHSDTEDSVADQAHSIVTELQGAEGVYGETVAGPRKESKLKSARNASDKSGKYPPQDEQYDKVTVLHYTTEPGSPKHAVWMRFTQDRQDRNREKLIYEDRVDRTIKEAEEKLSEVSQFFRDKTEQLNDELKSPEKKKSTRLSREKWSGPSSTCSSPEKKQKSAAEEWDKGRQKMFGCTNERKSASMPNSPERHVLSQFCEDKPKQHQDPKQAKTGNAGPPVPVKTSRVSSVRQKFEIKEQKQDHNVPLTQSKQPVKKLPESKLPVYQIFAGSKPSKADSTDEALPPSRKLTETDKSKLTPHSTSSTIVSKQLGEKCLPEKSSTSDIVVKRASLFEKMKDQEFDKTQVSSQNLKDGNIADRHSAINDIKEQQYFKSDIKNDTVKTASSSKDNITRNDFQIKTLKKKTESHIPVRTSPGPPDNNQSKKANQDTLTKLSEKSPSHIPTLTKPRVHGRLELQREEGATKNSEEVSAESRTTSGLSDTSSVEKISTVTTIESFKGLKTLPVYVSVQVGKQSDKDMGGGGTNGTLKKMASSESRTIFAVKQKQPASPQGSPDDDTLEQLSFIESSGKSPMTPETPSSEEVSYDLTSRTPDPFIAFMPGIASPIAEVSEESEDSEQDKAILLKESVPENEANGEHKTVQETKDKRVAYIEFPPPPPLDSDSSQPEKKGLTPSSEAETELKEVNLQEEHDKHLLTEPIIRVQPPSPVPPGANDSDSSEEESVFKPIPIKKYTFKIDEDKDLKKSPSKKHDKNENDKEPEPNGNGKADDFDYEQNGNDQSITDCSLATTAEFSHDTDATEIDSLDGYELQDEDDGLSEPTAKPFGFPNENRKDLWASDNMSRPSDRCQSKLEVIHEELPTEDCKKTKAKTDSSNQKYGKDNEKDGKQSDQRLSDTYFSYKLDEEFNTPFKTVATKGFDPWSSKGGEDEVVDARIKDDEPKPFGLAVDDKSTATTPDTTPARTPTDESTPTSEPNPFPFHEGKMFEMTRSGAIDMSKRDFVEERLQFFQIGPQSPCERTDVRMAIVADHLGLSWTELAREMEFSVDEINQIRVENPNSLTAQSFMLLKKWVSRDGKNATTDALTAVLTKINRLDIVTLLEGPIFDYGNISGTRCFADDSAVSQEQADGYHSIELELKSPSELAYEPPTPLHQDDFFGEDSRLNFPFSAPVRPSELSLPTTSGPVSAETKPPTVMAEETFIGGRDSVSQEDWSAENYFGVSKEIPVPTEQHDSERTSKESDVFPESPVKEQKEVQSKLPVCVSANEAPGENGKSGFDEEDEEMTQEKIKSLLENIKLEEGSEEEEMTEERLQAIFCEVQQADKDVSSISGLQSETSGANGKMATSDHRLDTGQELMSSTPGVETERQNGDYQKLQAQARLSQDANDSSSKTNGKARKDSGQEVSSEAVEDRGPNNREEDISEPIVQQDIRKDNESSSDEEETVTTRVYRRRVILKGDQARNIPVETVTGEQFTDEDGNLVTRKVIRKVVRRTAGVEDKGRRKHGKHTWQANRAEQEEEGGPGPLREHTEAGEEEKGIKKEGRQREKMGQS